The following is a genomic window from Canis lupus baileyi chromosome 18, mCanLup2.hap1, whole genome shotgun sequence.
CAGAGCAACGTCCAACCCAACTGGCCTCAGATCATTTCATAATtcgggggtgggaggtggggggtggggagctttGAATCTCTGTCTTGGCCCCTAGCAGACTAACCTAGGAAAACAGGCTTGTcggggagagagagtgaaaaagtGAACCAGGGGACATTTCGGATGCTGGGGTGCGGCACGGAGTCTCGTGTTTATTCTTCGTGCCTGGGACACGGCCGGCTTTGAATCAGAACATTAAATACACAGCACCGCAGCCTGGGCCCGGCCCGGCCTCTGGCGTGTGGCGCGAGGCCCTCCGCCTCGCCAGCGGGCCCGGCCCTGGTTCCGCGCTCCCGGGAGTGCCGGGCCCCCGCGCAGCCGGCGCAGCTCGGGTCACCCCTGGTGGGGGTTTCTCCGCTCCTGCCTCCCCCGCCGACGCCGTCCCAGGAGGAGGGCGGAGAGGCGCGGCCGGGCTTCCTCGCCGGGACCCCGCGGGCCTCTGCGCGGAGGGCGGAGCGGGAGGGGGGCCCGGCGAAGGCGGGAGAGGGCGAGCCGGAGGGGAGCACCGGGAGGCCGGGGAAGGGCGTCACTGCTCGCTCTCCGCTTCAGGAGCGGGCGGCagaggcggcggggcggggcggcggcggcgacggggTTCGCAGCGGTCCTCGCCTCCACTCCTCCGTGGGCCGCGCGGAGGGAGCGCGGGCGCGgccggctgcacccacccgggccggagggcagggcgcggggggggggcgctgcgcggggggctccgcgggctgggcggccgcgcgtctcccggacactagggctccggctgcacccacccgggccggagggcagggcgcgggagggggggggggtgctgcgcgggggggctccgcgagctgggcggccgcgcgtctcccggacactagggctccggctgcacccacccgggccggagggcagggcgcgggagggggggggggtgctgcgcggggggctccgcgggctgggcggccgcgcgtctcccggacactagggctccggctgcacccacccgggccggagggcagggcgcggggggagggggcgctgcgcggggggctccgcgggctgggcggccgcgcgtctcccggacactagggctccggctgcCATCGGGCCGCGGCCGGGACGGAGCTCCCTGCGCTCCCCCGGGGGCGTCTGGCGCGGCCCCGCAGCTCCACGCACGCGGCGATGcgggcgcggaggggcgggcgggcgggggcgcgagGCTGCCGCCAGCCGCCCGGAGCCGCTGTCCACTGCTGAAGCGCCGGCCGCCGGCGCCGCGCTGCCCGCCTGGAGCGACTCTGCTAGTACGGGACGCACGGGATGCCCGGGACGCCTCGCTCGCAGCCCGGACCTCCGCAGGCTGGGGTTCTCCTCGCCCGCCGCCGCCTGCTGCACTCGCTCACCCGCTTCGCCCCGGAGAAGGTCTGCCTGCCGGCCGCGCTGCCCCAGCGCCTCCGTCTTCAGTTCTCCGGCCTCCCCGTCGGCCCGCGTGGCGCTGCAGACCCCGGCGGCCAGGCGCTGCGGCTCGGCCTGCGCGGCGGACCGGGCGCGGCGGTGCGGGGCCGCTGCGCTGGGG
Proteins encoded in this region:
- the LOC140609406 gene encoding transmembrane protein 229A-like; the protein is MANLSDVGLIQGVCKCYISLSFRRALVEEHRSLGPARPLACGARPSASPAGPALVPRSRECRAPAQPAQLGSPLVGVSPLLPPPPTPSQEEGGEARPGFLAGTPRASARRAEREGGPAKAGEGEPEGSTGRPGKGVTARSPLQERAAEAAGRGGGGDGVRSGPRLHSSVAPRTRRCGRGGAGGRGREAAASRPEPLSTAEAPAAGAALPAWSDSASTGRTGCPGRLARSPDLRRLGFSSPAAACCTRSPASPRRRSACRPRCPSASVFSSPASPSARVALQTPAARRCGSACAADRARRCGAAALGLRDCRTCWRSPAAQCSRSASCACGTGAARAAAPALAARAPAAPGAGGRRRPPRHRGRRGAPLGGCRTRSAFSSSERTAFGMRSSSLSWAGRRADQRPHVALVLLSVGQLQLRGGETLLPPALEPRLEHLEAVPVYVTFLYAWELCRGLGLRSCGACSWDYSHYPLNFMGLITLMYLPGWIFLSVYQDLLGVVPGSVHTNYLKEKKKKKVTRVPRTNSIYFYTFKTEWLF